The Corticium candelabrum chromosome 7 unlocalized genomic scaffold, ooCorCand1.1 SUPER_7_unloc_2, whole genome shotgun sequence genome segment ATTAGCATACTGTAAATACTAATGATATTTGTGATACAGAGTCAGCCTTTGTGGCGAAGGGAGTCGAATCTGAAATACCAAACTCCCTCAATTAGGTGCTTTCCTAATGGTCAAGGTCCACACAGATAGTCATTGCTGTCTCGTTACTGGCCATAGCATCATCCTACATGCTAGAAGAAGGAGAGAAAGAGTCAGTCGTCGTGTTTGTCACCAACTTTGTTTcgctttcatttttgttgtgcGTTAGGAGTCCTCCAAGAGAGACTATTATTATTCTTCATGTGACCGACGTGGAGATGAAGCCTAAGTGAAAGGAATTGTTGTACATTTTAGTGACAAGTGAGAGACAGTGTGGTACTAGCTGGAACTGTTGCAGTAATGTCATCAAACTAACGAGACGTGCAGGCTCTTTTATGTTAGAAATACGTCATGATCACATGttttacaacacaaacatgtacatctacCACAATCCTTTCTGGATATCTGACTTCTATTGGCAGCCACTCGGTTAATTCACACAAGTTTCTGAGTCGAGAAGAGTTTCGTTCTGGTGCATCGTTGTAATAGAGCATCGTGTCTAATttttcaacacacacacacacacacacacacacacacacacacacacacacacacacacacacacatcactagACTGCTACGTTCGGAttaaaaatgacaacaaatcacaattgtggacatttaactacaacaacactattaATATGCAATTCAAAAACACCTTCCCAAATTACATTTTATCCATTGCTTCTTTGACTGACGCATATATTGGGCTTTGTATGTTTTTGCAAGTGTCAAGTAGTTTGTCTGCTGCTTGTTTTTCTCCTACTTTCTGTGCCATCACATCAAATAAAGCTTGAACTTTATCACAATCGTTGACATGAACAGTGAATTTGTTCAGGTGATCTGGTGTTTCATCACAATCACGACCGAGTGGATACCATCTGGTAGAGCCAACTCCTTGAATTGCCCGTAGAACTCGACAAGAATACGGATCACATCTATGATCATTCTCTAGTGTAAGGCATAAACATCATTCCTTACAATGAAATACAAACTTGTACAATAAAGtgatcagcagcagcaaaatGAAGCAAAACAACAGAGACTGGAAGATtaagagactgacagacacgcAGTCataatgcaacacacacacacacacacacacacacacacacacacacacacacacacgtatccATTAATTCTAGCATGAGAAACTAAGAATCAGTATGTACCTGTTGACTGAGCACTCGAGCTAGCAGTAGATTGAACTCTGGCTGCAGTCACATCATCTTCCACAACCTGAAAATGCAGAGGTCAAGGAGTAAAATATTTTCTGTCTTATGTATACGACATAGTCAATCAGTCATCTACAACATTTTATTGATCACTAATaacaattaactaataaattattgtcaCTTAGGTGAGTGGTGATATCAATAATGGtaattctaatttattattattactaaattGACGTGCTAGTGGGCATGAACAGAATGCAGCAACTTTGACTGACATGTATACAACTATCTGTACATCAATGATAATCATCATTAACACGAATGCCATCTAACTGAACAAACCTCATCACTCTCAACATTAGCTACGTCTCTGATTCTTGCCAATCGTGCTTTCAAAGATGCCACCTTCCTGTCTTTATCTGCCACTTCTTTGCTTTTTGATTGTAATTGCACGTCTTTCTCTGCCAACTGTCTTTTCAGTAACATCACCTGTAACACCAAATAATGTAATACAGTAACGTAACCTTCACTTCTTATTTATATTTCCTCACTGTAGCTACGAGCTCCTCTCTCTTTGGTGTCTTTGCtgtgaaaatgacaaacacattacaaacatacataggTATGTACACAGAAAATTATATTTCTAAAGCAATACAACACTTTCACATCACCTCCTTGCATGACATACAATTCAATTACAGTTAAATTCACAAACTCATTGTCATACAAAtgaatagatagacagacacacagacaaaacaaaaataaacagacaaatggatgcaaaaacacaacattagaaaataatttaaacatgaaaaacaaattagagaaaaataaagaaaaaattaattgtttctttcacttacatcttatggcttcttccatcaGCTCAACCACATCACTGCAACCATGTTCCTTGGCAATCTCCAGTGGTGATCCTTCCGACTTACTatcccacaatgacatcacgttagtaatattattgactgaaggatattgaatgcatcacctctcatgttggggactcgctccatgttttaggagaacatcaacatcaattaattaaatcagttatATGAAACAGCCAGTCatctagaccaatacaaaCTGAAAGTTGCTAGTAAAAATAGAATGAAGAGGCAAGCTACGTAGATATTCAGCATATGAATACAATAGCACGTCACAAATCTCTTCTTGCAGACAATCTAGAAAGCAAACTTTCtcacttaataattaattgagaaGATACTCTCTGTCTGGCATATATGATGTACAGTCTATATTCCCTATTTCTGTAATCAAATGCCATGTTTGTCATCTGCACATTGTACTTACTTCCTCGCCAACTTGCTGCCACTACGCTTCTTTACACAAAAACAGATCGATGCTCACATGCAATGAAGGAAACAAGAAAGAGCAAAAagaatgcagcaacaacaatcttTCCTTCGAGAAGGTACAACCAATTGTACGATGACTGGCCGTCGTCTGTAAGTCGATATTCCAACTGTGGCTTTTGACCGATATCAATGTTGTGATTTGTTCGTTCAGTTTGCTGATGTTTTGCTTTGCCTTCTGATTCTCTGCCAGCATGAGTTGATAGATAAAGTTTAGCTCACTCTTTTCTGCTCTCAGTTGGGCGATTTTTTTGCATGGTGGATATAATAACTTGTTGATTGTGTTCAGTCGAGACCACACTGGTTGCCGTGTTTGCACAAGAGCAGATTGCTAACTTTGGTAAATCTTGGTTTCCTAATACTTCACATTGTTGTATTCATGGACTAAGAAAAGTCACATTTGTTTGAAGTTTGTTGACTTTGGTAACGAGGCCGAGTGATTTGGTTTGCTCCAGTGAAAGCTAGCTGCTGTAGTGTagtattaa includes the following:
- the LOC134197875 gene encoding uncharacterized protein LOC134197875, with product MEEAIRSKTPKREELVATVMLLKRQLAEKDVQLQSKSKEVADKDRKVASLKARLARIRDVANVESDEVVEDDVTAARVQSTASSSAQSTENDHRCDPYSCRVLRAIQGVGSTRWYPLGRDCDETPDHLNKFTVHVNDCDKVQALFDVMAQKVGEKQAADKLLDTCKNIQSPIYASVKEAMDKM